Part of the Antennarius striatus isolate MH-2024 chromosome 6, ASM4005453v1, whole genome shotgun sequence genome, GCGGACGCAGCTGGCCCCCTCCTCCTGACGCTCCGATTGGCTGTTGTGGTTCTGCTGGCTGCTGGGGGGGCATATCGTGGGGGCTGCGGGGCAGCTTTTGGGGGCCTCTGGGGCGCTCTGGGGTTCCTTTTTGACCGCCTCTGTTCCTAAGTGGTTCACCAGCTCGGGGGCCGGGTCTGGGGGGGTGGCGCCGGGCTTCAGTCTGTGCTGCAGCGCCCCCTGTCTGCAGGCGTCTGCGGCGCCGGTCCAGTCCACGGGCCCGTTGGCCCTGGGGGGCCCCCGCTCCTCTTCAACGGGTCCGTTGGGTTTCCTGCAGTTCTGACACGGCGTCACGGCGCATTCACACACCCCCACCTCCGGGGGGAACGGGGCCCCCTGGGGGCCGTCGGGCGTACTGCAGGGGTTCGGGTAGGGCTGGGGGGGAGACGTGCGTTCCGAGGGGGCCGGGGCTTTGACGTCGTCTGGCGTCACGCGGGGGTATTTGCTGGCTTTCTGCTCGGGGTCCCACCCCTCTGACGGCGCCGCGGGGGTGGCGGGGGCCGTCTGCTGCCTGGAGAGGTGTCGCATGATGCTGCACTGGAGGGCGATGACGTCCTGGAGCCactgccaacacacacaaacaggggtcagaggtcagaagCAACGAGgaaacatcctgcgacaccccccAATTCAACGTTtgtgtctctggcttcctgaaggtttctttttgttttgtgattacaggATTTTCCgcaactaaaagcctttaattttctcaaaaaccaacattcATAcgtgtttagtttattttagtttattttagtttattttagtttattttagtttatttggaGGGGATAATACAACTTCATACAACAGGATCATTCATGGCTAAAAAAGCCAAAAGACTAGTTTTCACCTGTAGTCCTCAGTAAAAGAGGAGTGCACtcccgtcagccaatagaatgcgtgtacgggatcacatgactacctaccaaaatccatgatgaggtgaaggGTGAGTTTTAATGCACGGGGGTACACTGTACACCCCCAACTGTGAACGGGCGCTGACATCacgtgtgacatcacagactgCGAGCCGCGTTCCACACgctgggaaacaggaagtgagcggCTTGTCacggccccgcccacccccacCGTCACCTCTTTGATCAAACACGTATTTTTGTTTCAGCTTCGTGCTGATTTAACCCTTTACCTCCTGCTGCTCGGCCTCCGTGGTCAGGTGCTTCGCCGGCTGGTCGGGGGGGACGCCGCAGCAGACCAGCTCCAGCTGGCGCACCCTGGCAGGAAGCAGCATGGAGGGGGGGTTCTGGTACTGGGACTTGATGGCGTCTGGAACCTTCACGAGAACCGGGAGACGATTAGACGGTCGCGGGTTTCCCCTCATTAACTATTGGCGTGAAgctgactccgccccccccctACCTTGACGGTCTTCCTGTCGTGCCGGTGGGGGGCGCGCCGGTTGGGCGCGTTCTGCCGATGGACCCGACGCAGGAAGTCCAGCTTGACGGCGTGCTGGGACATCCTGTCCTGGAACTGGTCGAAGAGCTGGCAGCGGCTGGAGAGGCTGAGGTTTCTCTGGttgagctgcacacacacacacacgcacacacacacacgcacacacacacacacacacacacacacacacacacacacagttacagcGCTCTGCCCCCAGACGCACGCAGGCGGCTCACGGCGGCGTCTCCTCACCACCAGGTGCTCCACGTGGTTGGGACACATCCATTTCCCGGCAGGCAGCGCCGTGAGGGGGGGGTCCAGACAGTCCATGTggaacagcagggggcagtagtCGCACTGGATCAGGGGGGCCAGCCGACAGCTCCTGTTGCAGGCGAAGCAGGCTCTGACGGGAAGGGGGACCAGGCCGTGGGGGTCCAGCTCGTGCTGGGGCCGCCTGAAGGGCCTCCCCAGGagctcctccttcctcctgcgTTTGCTGCTGCCTGCAAACCCCCAGAAGAACACCGGGTGAgtggaagccccgcccacacagcCCCTGGTGCCCCCCCCAGCGATGACTGACCCGGCAGCGCGGTGGTGCAGGTCAGCTCGCTGGGCAGCTGGAACTGGGTGGGGTTCCTCTCCATGGCGGCGGCGATCAGCAGCTGGAAGGGCCGCTTGAGGAGGCGTGGCGTGGGCGTGGCCAGCATGGCCCCCTCCAGCTCCGCCCCCTGGACGTCATCCTCCGgctccgccgcctcctcctcgcCGTCGTTCTGCTCCTccgagggggtgggggtggacgAGGTGTTGGAGGTGGGCGTCCCGGGGCGGCTGCTGGGCCGGCTGCTCGCCCGGCGGTCCAGGAGCCGTACCTGGGCCACCCGCAGCCCGGGCCCCGCCGCGCCGGCCCCCGGGGGCAGGCCGTCCAGCCGTAGGGGCCCCGCGTTGAGCTCCAGCTCCACGGCGGGGGACACGGAGCGCTTGGACGGGGGCCGCTCCGGGAGCCCGTTGGTCTGCTCCGACTTCTGCTCGCGCTTCTGACCGGAGAACAAACCCGTCAGGGGCCGGTCAGCGGCGCCGGGGGGCCCCACAGGGGCGACGCTCACTCACCTTTTTTCTAACATTGCAGCGGTGACACATCCATTCCCCTGGAGGGAGCATTTCTTCACTCAGGGGGGGGTTGCTGAGGTCAGGAGACAAAACCAGAGAATCAGACGAGTGTCCCATGAATGGACGTCATTATGAAACACATGAGGACGCATGAGGACAGAACATTCATTATCACCACAGCTACACTTGTTTAGGACATCTCCACGATGACATTCAGTCCCGCGTTGATcacaaaaccacaaacacaGCTGACCCACGCatttgcaaattttttttttttacatatgaataattcatgttactaaagtaaaaaacattacagtattttccgcactataaggtgcaccaaaaagactttaattttctcaatttcttataatccaacgTGCCCTATAATatgaaaaaacttttaaaatagaccattcattggagttctcagatgcgccttatagtacggaaaagTCATAAGTACACAAAGTAGCGTGAAACTTTTTAGGGCAGTTTCTTTAAGCATTACTGCAGACAGACTTTTGGGCCCTAAATGATACAAAAGTgagttgacattgacctagttttccaaagctGAAGGACGTCACGTTTGtccctctggcttcctgaaaaggttgctttttgttttgtgattatatctcatcaggtttcagacacgtgtacctaaaaaggtataaaagtgaaaatctgaccttgacctagtttttcaaggtcaaagttgtgatttaatttccatccctttgcctccctgaataaaaCGCcctttgtttcgtctttctatcttatccgattcctgagaaatgtgcaaaaatatgtaaaaaaattgatatttgaccttgacccagttttctcaaggtcatcatctcattttcattccctttgctgtCTGAGTAatgttctctttttaaaaaatctttctatctgcaacagttgtgaagatatttggtggacaatgGGACGAaggaacacacactgacaataacaacacatcaccgcttcacgagACGTAATGATGTAAAATGTGTGACCTCGGTTTGCTGGGTTTATTCTGCGAGGACAACAGCATATAAATCATTTTCTTGCAGAAATATTGGGTCAGGATTTCCATTGTAGTGAAACACGGTTTGACACGGACGTCCCGGTGCTTTACAGTGACTCACAGCCTCATAGAGGAgaataaacaattcattcatcttcagtaatCTTCCGCTGTCACGGGAACCTATCCCAGTGGAGTTGGGGCacgaggcaggggacactccgtgCGTGACACCAGCAGTCCAGACGTCATGAATATAACTGAGGATTGGAacgtagatggagagctttgccttgtGGTTGGATAATTTATCTCTCCATCACTGCAGACCGGCAAAGCCGGCGCATGATACTTGTGAATAAACAATAGTGTGCCCTTGCACATTCGTGCGTCAACGCTCCAGACTTCACCTCATTTTGGATTTctggtaggtagtcacatgataccgtacacgcattctattggctgacggcatcctaaagtgtgctacgttctgtgaatctcggacttctgtgagacactaaagtgctttaaacagtctatcagagtgttttaaaggaattacagatagaaggtggtttaatatcagtatggagggggggttcagaaatgtttaaattatcgtaaataataagaaatagttGATggttctatcgcggaattcattatttacgtgtggttcctggaacgcattaaccacgttCAGAAGTATAAACTACGTTTATGCTGTTTGTATTTATCCCACCGTAACAGCATTGATCACTGGTCATtgcttgaatgaatgaagttcatTCGACCCCAAATGTCCAGTTAACGGatggattaaaaacaaaacctgatcTAATTCAGTCCAGTACTCTTTAAACGGAACATCTGAAGATGCCGCCGCTCGCATGTCCATATAAGGAAGAATCTCGTGCCCATATAAGGAGGAGTCGCTTCCTTCCGGTAGGGCTCCGGCGGATGTTTAGGGAGCCGCAAACAGCTCCCCGCGGACCGGACGCCGAAACACCGTCCCGCCGTGTCACTGTTCCACCTCAGCCGGTCACAAAACATTCTGTTCCACACGTTTACGGAGTCTCTGCTCCCAAAACCGACTGATAAAGACGGGTAAGATGGCGGtgggcagagaggaggagaggtcgCCATATTGTAAACAGTGACGGCCTCCATCTTTAGCTCTGCTagcctgttagcctgttagcctgttagccgcAGCAGCGGAGGACCGACTGCAGGCGGACGGCAGTTCGACTCTCATTCTCAGACGTGACAACACCAACCAGTCCCCCCAAGCACcgtgtaataaataataaacccCCACAGCGGTGTTTCCTGCCGCCCCTGCCCCGCTAAAGCGCTCCAGAGACGGGGCGCCGCTCCGGGGACACCGCTAGCAGAACCACCGGAGCCCCCGGGGACGCGTCACTGTGAGCGGCTTCACGGCTCCACACGACACGGGGTGTGTGTTCAACACCACCGGGTGTGGTCCTGCCCTCCGGAGGGGCAGAAACCCGGAAGAAGCACCACCGATCGGCGGTACCCAGTCACCCGGAGCCGCACACGACCCTCCAGCGCCCCCTGGCGGCCGGGCCGGTGCGACACTCCCCAAGTGGAGGAGGCAGAACCCGCTGACCGTTATCCACCGTCAccagtgtgacacacacacacacacacacacacacacacacacacacacacacacacacacacacacacacacacacacacacattaaataattCACAGCAGGTCCTGATTTCTGCAACATGGAGAACAGTAGAGCAAAATCAGAGGAGGCATCTGAGATGTCACCCggctgatgcacacacacactcacacacacacacacacacacacacacacactcaccagcaCTGGAGGTGGAAGGCCGCGGGGCAGTGGTCGCAGCAGAGCAGGTCGCCCCCCTCCCGGCAGCTGTCGCAGGTGTCGTGGTTCGTCGCCCGGCCGCTCCTCCGGACGTCCCTCACCAGCTTCCGACTcctcttctccacctcctcgGACTTCGGGGGGGCCAGCAGAGTCTGGATttgctggggggaaaaaaagttattcaGGTGTTTAGTTGgtgtcagaaaacacacacacacacacacacacacacacacacacacacacacacacacacacacacacacacacacacacacacacacacacacacacacacaggttccgGGGGTCCTCTCCGACCCGGACGGTGACGTTCACCCGCCTGTGGCCTCCGCTCGGCTAGCCTCACCTCCATTAAGCCCCCGGAGGTATCCAGGTCGTACACAATCGTCGGGGTCTCCATTTTGTCCCACATTCATCCAGGAGCGGACGCCGCTCAATGAGGCGCACCGGAGCGGGGGGGAGCCGTCCGGGAACGAGGCGTCTCTTTCCGGATGCTTTACGGCGAGCTGCCCGGAGCCGTTAGCGGCGGCTAGCGGCGGCTAACGCGGGCTAGCCGCGGCTAGCTCAGACGTCAAGCAGTCAAGGTTGTGGAGCTAACGGGGCTCGCTAGCTGCTGTCGCGGGCCGGAAGGGAGCACCAATCCGCGCTGGGGGAGAGATTAACGCGGCTTTCACGTCCCGCTGCCGCGGGTTAAACCACCAGAGAAGCGTCGGTCCGTCCGCGGCCTAGCTGGCCAGCCATGATCCTGGTTTCTGCTCCTGCACACAGCAGCCTGGTGAATCTGCAAAGCTCTCCGCTCCCATTGTCACCAGGAGATGTAGCCGAAGGGAAACGCGGACAGCGGCCGGTCCTTGCTCGGTTCCCCCCCTCCTGCGTAGCTCCACCACGGCGTCCAGGAACCGACGGGCCCCGAATGAGGCGTCTGTGGGTGCAGATTCGGTGGATGTTATTGTTGTGGAGACGGCTGAGCGTTCACACTGGCTGCTATCAACATCCTCTAGCAGTTGGCGCAACCGCGAACCGCCTGCCGCGCATGCGCACTAGCACGAGTGGATAATTACGAGGTTAGCCTACATACTCGTGAAGAAAGAGGGCCGCGTCCGCGTTATCCGGCGTTACTAGTGACACCGCCTGCACTACTGTTCACTACAggcgggatttttttttaatcctgcgGGGGGGACACACTTATTCTGCGGCCGCCGGAAGAGGAGCTCTGATGCCCGCTAACGGAGCCTCCTGACGCGCTGCGAGGGTCTCATGACGTCAGAAGGCCTGAACGTGGAGCACGACTGGAAGTCACTACTGGTTGGTTCACTATCACTGCACACAACAGACAGCAGGTTCAAGTTGGGCAGCGGCGACGAGCAGCAGCACATCCGGTGACGACACTAAGCCCCGCCCTTCtgatttaaatattacaaacataaaatgttaCTATGTGTTGTCATTAGTTGTCTTCAAATCTGAAGTTTAATTGTTTTCACACTCATATATGCAAATATATGACTCATCTATTTACATATCCAGTAATCACAGTGATTCCTCTGTCCTCACGgttaaaaacatgcaattaacaaattccgtgaCAGAGCGACCAACGTttgatcttattatttacggtaatttaaacgtttctgacccccccccccccccatactgatattaaaccaccttctatctgtatcacctttaaaacactctgatagactgtttaaaacactttagtgtctcacgTAAAtgtgagactcacggaacggcgcgcacttccggatgccgtcagccaatacaatgcgcctacggtatcacgtgactgacgaccaaaaatccgcgaattcatcttttatttttactattattacatttactaatatactgtatatataatatacacaagcattattatcattattattattgttgttgttgtttttattccgGGAGGTTCAGACATGAGGAAAACATCCTGTCTCCTGAGATTCCAGTGATCCCGTTTGGTTACAGGGgtaatatttaaatgaatttatatgtatattaaataaatgaacgGTTGGTCCTCATTTCTAAAGAATACTAGAGGAGTTAACGACGACAGAAGaactttcaaatgaattcacATTTCGGGAGTGGGTTCCACGTCGTGCCTCGTGGTGATTACAGTTCGgtgtgaccagcagggggcagcagcggcTCGTTCAGGTAACGTGTGCTCACACGGTTGGTTTACAAGACAGTCTCAAGTCAGTGAATAGAATTAGATTCAAACTGATGC contains:
- the phf12b gene encoding PHD finger protein 12, with the translated sequence MWDKMETPTIVYDLDTSGGLMEQIQTLLAPPKSEEVEKRSRKLVRDVRRSGRATNHDTCDSCREGGDLLCCDHCPAAFHLQCCNPPLSEEMLPPGEWMCHRCNVRKKKREQKSEQTNGLPERPPSKRSVSPAVELELNAGPLRLDGLPPGAGAAGPGLRVAQVRLLDRRASSRPSSRPGTPTSNTSSTPTPSEEQNDGEEEAAEPEDDVQGAELEGAMLATPTPRLLKRPFQLLIAAAMERNPTQFQLPSELTCTTALPGSSKRRRKEELLGRPFRRPQHELDPHGLVPLPVRACFACNRSCRLAPLIQCDYCPLLFHMDCLDPPLTALPAGKWMCPNHVEHLVLNQRNLSLSSRCQLFDQFQDRMSQHAVKLDFLRRVHRQNAPNRRAPHRHDRKTVKVPDAIKSQYQNPPSMLLPARVRQLELVCCGVPPDQPAKHLTTEAEQQEWLQDVIALQCSIMRHLSRQQTAPATPAAPSEGWDPEQKASKYPRVTPDDVKAPAPSERTSPPQPYPNPCSTPDGPQGAPFPPEVGVCECAVTPCQNCRKPNGPVEEERGPPRANGPVDWTGAADACRQGALQHRLKPGATPPDPAPELVNHLGTEAVKKEPQSAPEAPKSCPAAPTICPPSSQQNHNSQSERQEEGASCVRSATPPKDSQERGPAHLGPPSPASEVKARLGLVNTLSSISSLSSMKEGKPEDGGIELDKLDGDLIKFLAWQRIQQLFPPKAPSTSPPPAASAALQSPSPHPDSQKKVQARAVFYPLTGKGGAVSMCYRTLYIGSGADMDVCLTNYGHCNYISGKHACIFYDENTKHYELLNYSEHGTTVDNVLYSCDFSEKASPSPPSGLVAKVQGVIRRSRRRDDEQAPGAAAGVAFTGGVMSSQAQGGVEPSCGCKASSSTLIGGSGAGWEGTALLHHGSYIKLGCLQFVFSITEFSSKQPKEEQTAVPATAAGATPARATPPPSTATVSSPSSQDEADNDSLPPQVPTPQTNAVP